The following proteins are encoded in a genomic region of Dokdonia donghaensis DSW-1:
- a CDS encoding ParA family protein: protein MGKIIAIANQKGGVGKTTTSVNLAASLGVLEKKVLLIDADPQANATSGLGIDVESVEVGTYQLLEHTNKAEDAIVKTSSPNLDLIPAHIDLVAIEIELVDKEAREYMLKKAISHLKDVYDYILIDCAPSLGLLTLNALTSADSVIIPIQCEYFALEGLGKLLNTIKSVQKIHNKDLDIEGLLLTMFDSRLRLSNQVVEEVQKHFSEMVFETIIQRNVRLSEAPSYGESIINYDAASKGATNYLSLAQELITKNNS, encoded by the coding sequence ATGGGTAAAATAATTGCTATTGCAAACCAAAAAGGTGGTGTAGGCAAGACCACAACTTCTGTAAATCTCGCAGCCTCTCTAGGCGTGCTCGAGAAGAAAGTACTTCTCATAGATGCAGACCCACAGGCTAACGCAACCTCTGGCTTAGGTATAGATGTAGAGAGTGTAGAAGTAGGAACATACCAGCTACTAGAACATACTAATAAGGCAGAAGATGCTATTGTAAAAACCTCTTCTCCTAATCTAGATCTTATACCTGCACACATAGACCTTGTAGCTATAGAAATAGAGCTTGTAGATAAAGAGGCACGTGAGTATATGTTAAAGAAAGCAATTTCTCACCTAAAGGATGTATATGATTACATCTTGATAGACTGTGCACCATCACTAGGATTACTTACACTTAATGCACTTACCTCTGCAGACTCTGTAATTATCCCTATACAGTGTGAGTACTTTGCACTAGAAGGGTTAGGTAAGTTGCTTAACACGATAAAAAGCGTTCAGAAAATACACAATAAGGATCTTGACATAGAAGGATTACTTCTTACAATGTTTGACTCACGACTACGATTATCTAATCAGGTAGTAGAAGAAGTTCAGAAACATTTTAGCGAGATGGTCTTTGAGACAATCATACAGCGTAATGTACGTTTAAGTGAAGCACCTAGTTATGGAGAGAGCATTATAAATTATGATGCTGCAAGTAA